Proteins found in one Bartonella krasnovii genomic segment:
- a CDS encoding helix-turn-helix domain-containing protein, translated as MRGRSQPEGEPEVKAKNPHFPIKNPHSNDILIGKRIRLRREMLKISQKELGHRLGVTFQQIQKYEKGINRVGAGRLQEIADILDISIFFFYADISTKEHVLLPYEEMTSSQEEHVLLKSFRELKPKQQKAILCLIAER; from the coding sequence ATGCGAGGGCGCTCGCAACCGGAGGGGGAACCTGAAGTGAAAGCTAAAAATCCACATTTTCCAATAAAGAATCCACATTCTAACGATATTTTGATAGGCAAAAGAATTCGTTTGAGACGAGAAATGTTGAAAATTTCTCAAAAAGAATTAGGGCATCGTTTAGGGGTTACCTTTCAACAAATCCAAAAATATGAAAAGGGCATCAATCGTGTGGGTGCAGGGCGCCTACAAGAAATTGCTGATATTCTGGATATCTCGATTTTCTTTTTTTATGCCGATATTTCAACGAAAGAGCATGTCTTGCTTCCTTATGAAGAAATGACCTCAAGCCAAGAAGAGCATGTCCTGTTGAAAAGCTTTAGAGAACTTAAGCCTAAGCAACAAAAGGCAATTTTATGTTTGATTGCTGAAAGGTAA